In Flavobacterium praedii, the DNA window TGGCCACTACAAAACATTTCAAAAATTGCAAGGGATATTCAGAGTATAGAAACTTGATTCAATGTTTTGCAGTTTTTAAAGAAATAAATAGTCGTTGGAACTATGTGAATGATCCCAAAAATGGAGATTATATAGCAACCGCACACGAATCCTTACGCTACTTTTCTGGAGATTGTGACGATCATTCCATTTTGATGGCGGCTGCTATTAGGTCCATTGGCGGAACCCCAAGATTGATTCATACCAAAGGTCATATCTATCCCGAAATATTAATTGGAAATATGAAAGACCTTGAAAAAGCAAATTTGCTAATAAAAAATGTATTATTTCCATATGAAAGCCAACACAAGCAACTTAATTACCATATCGACGAGCGCAATCAAGTCTGGCTAAATCTTGATTATACCGCAAAATATCCCGGAGGTCCTTTTCTGTCCGAAGAAATTTTGGGTGCATTGACATTAGAATAAACGATAAAATTAATTCTAGTGTTAGTCTTTTTATTGAAGCTATTTCCCGCGTTTCGTTACAAGTCCTCACAAAAAAAGTAAAGTTTCTAATGTTCTGAAAAGAGCTTCCTTTGGTCGCTTTTCCAGAACAAGAAACTTTTACTTTTTTTGCTCCGGGCTTTCCACTTCACTCGGGGCTAGGGCATTTGTTTATTTCAATTTACTTTTATCGTTTAACCAATAAAGTTGTCTCCCTAATTCGGCCAAAAAAGGCAAACCTATTTCATCATATTCGTAAACGTTGTCATTAAAAATTCCGTCTTTATTGACTAATATTGTGGCCGAAACCATAAACTCAATATTTTTTTCTGAGTCTACAATGTAAGCACAATCAATAAGTGTTCCGTAAGCATCGCCTACTTTATTGTATATTTTTATTGAAGCTGGGATATTTTCTTTAGTATCACCAAACATAAAAAATTTGCAATAACCATCATAATATTCTTTTGGATCGTAACCTGCATTTTTTGGT includes these proteins:
- a CDS encoding transglutaminase-like domain-containing protein; translation: MIQLNKTNFHIVKSKFQLKKPWDSFVIFFLSILITIPLFIVLHQNLIDPHWYFNLDRILLFILVLTIIHFALYTLRTIIIVCLALYLLVLIYGTLFGNFSFNSVFEDYNSMLYTMNNNPFPQDIIIAKLLPFPNKEEILKAIEYENPKVRNFAIMATTKHFKNCKGYSEYRNLIQCFAVFKEINSRWNYVNDPKNGDYIATAHESLRYFSGDCDDHSILMAAAIRSIGGTPRLIHTKGHIYPEILIGNMKDLEKANLLIKNVLFPYESQHKQLNYHIDERNQVWLNLDYTAKYPGGPFLSEEILGALTLE